tactactaagggTATTagagaatttcattaattgtaatagaattattactatcattgttatcgttattatagatttttgtcattaatggcttcgaatctcttcgaatcaaccgtggtagggacaacaGAAAGATGTTGCGTAAccgaaaatgtgacggtaatttgttttaaagttttgGTTTAATGgagtttcaattaaaaaaaacaaaactaaaaaaaataattggaaCGTTTGCCCGACGGCCTCAgtgttctttttttttaaattttggcgTGCAGGAGCTGACAGTTTATCTCGTAACCCACGAGTAGCCTAAAAGCTCCTATCGGATTTCAGTGGTTGATTTCCTAATGCAGATGTGGTTACAAACCACATTTGCATTACAAATTAGGCAGGTTATTACAAATTAGGTAACAACATAGCGAATTAACCCGGGGTTATAAAGTTATCCTTGTGTTACCAAACCAGGAAAACAATTTCATGACTATAGAACCCTGTGACTTGCTctgatttaaattataactgcttggattaataaaaatgaatctgtattttaattaacctagTTGTTCGAGTTGTTCAAATAACACGTTAGCCATTTTTTAATCTGTTAGGACGGCAAAATATAAAGATTCATCCCTATATACTACTGTCAAGTTCatcacataaataaaaaaatcacctTTTTAGATTtggatttcaatttaatagtcagcctcctgtgcctgacacacgtcgtcgaatttttgggacttatgcaagccggtttcctcacattGTTGTTTCACCGTTtaagcgaatgttaattgcgcacattGAAAGTCAATGCATAGCCTGGATCGAACCTATTATATCAAGGATGGGGGTCGCACGAAGCCACAATAATTTATCCTTTACATTGATTtttcttacaaatatttgcTGATATGCGGAATTTTGGAATTTAGTTTTCCCAcgctcataaattgtaatataatattatcgttTCCGATACGTCCACATTATCGTCGACTACACTTATACAACTTATAGGTAGTAGATCTATTAGTTTAAGAAGCCAAAAATCAATTACAGTTTTTTGTTAGTCCACAATCCCTAATTATATGTTGAAGCtcttgttttaaacgattaaagACAGTTTTATATCCCTCCAGCAAACGCCATCGAAATAAACTCGAGCCAGGAAATTTTGTGTACGATTTAGCATGActactgttttattatattatattatattcgagtatatgaatttatgatttatttgaaatgcCACAATTATATCAAACGGCAAACCGGTACGATGTTGAAGTAAGTGTctcatttgtatatttaataatattgtaatccAGTGTCGCAATTCTGCTCTTGTCGTCACATTGGATGGTCTTCTaacaaataggtgatcagccttctctgCCTGACGTATGTGTATTTATTCTAACCGTTAGATTCATAAAATCTGGATCTATTGTGAATTTAACTTTTAGTGCATACCCAGGTTCAACGAGGTTTAAGAATCAGcttgttgttttttatattaagtttaattagtATGTGCATAATAAATTGGCTTGATGATTAATGGAAATGTTCGATTAATCTTTACAGAATTAACGCAATTAATCTctcaattcaatatttattaagaagttAACGATATGTCTTACGAATACATATAGTCTTAGATAATTAGTTttgaatttaagaaaaacactttttgaacggattgaagctatgtattattattaaaaacttataattattacataattttgcttttcagcgtgcgtggtcattagttttgaattttttacaattttcttaacctacatagtaataattaatataaataaatagaacattAAGCATTTTATCGCTAAaatgcgatacttattcgttcaGAAAAGCAGCTCCAGCTCTGGGGTTACCAGTAACCAATTAgttcgtttttaaatttaaaataagtaagttATTGTGGAAAGCCTGTGTTTGggactgaaaataaaatatgtctatCATGGAATATAAGACataggtatcacttattccacgtcattaaatttgaatcagTAGACATCCCTaatcatcggcaaagaagacagggtgtaggccgagagaagaAGCCGGCGTAAAACACTCTTGGTACtctaaaatagcaaatcacaaaactaatttatcaactagataatcgttaactgtgtactaagcctttttacatagcttttctttaatacttttcttaaatttattaaaatgcagagataaaagagcctctgggattttattaaagaaaagtatccctttttccaaaaaatatttactaactttagatagttTAGTACGGACAATAATAACAACGAATAGACAATAATATAACTGTTGTATACAGAAGcagattatttttcaaatattgttaagtatgaaataaaacactaaTGATTAAAGCAAACATTcctatgaattaaattaattaactttcaGGTTCCTTGTGATTTGCGTGCTGGCCGCGTGTTGCCACGCCCAAAACTCTGGTGAATCATTGCTCTTACGGATTGAAGAGCATCAAAACAAATTGCGTAATTGGCAAGAAGATAACTTGCGATTGTTAACAACTCTAGCAGAAAAACGCAAAATATACGATAATGTTAAACATAATGAAGCGAAACTCTTAGAAGTTGTCGATTACTTGGTCAAAATGAATATGGAGGTCTTACAAAACGTTGTTAGTGAAATGAATAAGATAAAGATTAATATGGACAAAGATGTAGACGAAGGAGAAACTTTGCgtgataaagaaataaatacgtTAGAAGCTAGTTCTTTAGCTGAGGACGAAGAAACTGTGACGCATAAAGACGAAAATCAGGAAGGACATGAAGATGGAACGGAAACTTTGAGTGATTTAGAAAGAGAACTAGCAGAGGAAGATGGAATTGGCGAACTAGAAGAAGAAAATGTGGATAGGGATGATCCGAATGTAGACCATACTGACAACGATGAGAGTCGCAAAAATGACGAGGACACATATGACGAAGGGTATAATGATAATGAATGGTATCGCCCGTCTCCACAAGATAGAAAATGATTCTAAATAACTTGCGTATGTAGTGTGTAATCAGTGTTActtataatatcataaataaaatggccgattgttttattaataaccaGTACAATTTTACTAGAAAGatactaatttttaataacataaacgaATTTGATCCCGATTAGTATAAGAaaacacatacaaataaaataaatcaatcaatggcgctacaaccttcgTAAGTTTAGGCCTCagctttctgtatctgtttcatttgtcaatcttataTGCAAATAAGTGATCAGCCAACTGTGTCTaacacacgctgtcgactttttaggtctaaggcaagtcagTTTTCTTAAGATGTTTTCTATCATCGTTGGAGCGAACGTTAAATGCGGACATAGATAGAAAAAGCTGacagttgcacgctgaagccaacacaGTACATTCAttcaaacttatttattagttactaGCGCATCCGACAGAccttgtcctgtcttaactatgaatattgatttcgaattggtataattccctaaaaatgtttatggtataaacaacattctttgtttgttttcctggtgcgtatataaatagttttgtttgtattgcgacatataactggccatgtgaaaaacatggttTTCCAAGGTTAATGctacaaacaattagcgactgtaattattttatatgtattttatcaatataatatctcCGTttgaagcatttgttttaaactatattcatTTATCAATGGCTTCTCAAACTCCATAAGGTTACGTCTAAAAAGTtggaatgaaatgaaaaaaaaatgttatcgtAACAAGagtcatgattacttaattattataataataattaagtattctttaattttctaattatccacgcaattttcttatttttttctttcataaaaacCTTCTCCTAACAGTAACAAAGACTACAAAAAAGAATCAGCGAAATCGATaaagccgttcacgcgtgatgtcGTGACCCAgagaaatagggattcatcttaatataaataaatctcccGTCACGAtatttgtccgcgatggactcctaaactacttaaccgattataaattaaattggcacaccgtgagcagtctggtccaacttaagagataggatagcttagatctttaattatagtcgcaattttattttattgcaaattatttgtctataattaattgacagtcacaattatctgttaactccaaaagattctaacagatgtcgatacttttggACTGGATTGAGTGAGTAATCAaaagatggcactgctatggtaaaccgacaaacgtgtcatataagctacaattcaatatcatgattaccacgtgttattaaggctaaagtataaattaaatttttactttttaatttttggtgatagcatagccaaccacgtgttacttaggcCGAAgtgtcaaattcaaattttagtgacgataatacagtgaaattattctttcgtgccacggtattaaggctaactaaaaccacattaacgtttgacataacattaacAGAATGCATGCTGAAAATATCGACAAAGAggatctaaaaataaaacaaatgctttgatcggagttattatattgattaaatacatataaaataattacaatcgctaattgtttgtgtcaATTTGCTTTCAGATTTGCTTTGTATTAAATAGTAGAATAACTATCAATCCAATAGGCCGCATGTTGTACAATAAGctgaataaaattctaaatatttatccTCTTAATGCCTATGAATGTAAAAACAAACTTGTAGAATGGCTAAGaactcaaaaatataatgaaatcgAAAACTTGTttggtaatataaaataataaaacttgtcTACTTAAAGTTTCTAATTTCAGTCTGTTATActgctttaaatttaatttaaatagaaaatcttaacaataaatattagtttccatacttacctaaataaacactaaatttatatttcgtattcaaatttctcatctacaagacttaaaaatcaTTATCGATGTTCACACTTACTACGGCCTAACCCATTGCTACaacttaaatagattctaccctcatttagtttaataaacatctaTTGACAAAcaacttaaccaatttcttaTAGAAACTGGAAGGATAAGATACAGACTAGGCTTAGTGCtcatagaagtatattatgtataaggttaaccaaaattaatattgtatctcAATGCTTCGTtgcctattgtatgtttacaacctttagaatgtaagaacaaaaagtaatgtttttttgagtcaaataaagtaattttttatttttgttttatttacgcgccagaaaaaaacaaacaaagaatgatatattataaacaattagaataataaacactttgtttgtgaaatatttttacaagatttttatttttcgttgtgcaaccattacaccacgTTCCttatgacatcttaagtaatgaataataataaaaaaacaaagatttgtccacCAACCaacgtgagaaaaccggcatgcATTGCCTAATCGATTTGTGATAAGTACAAATTGCTGATCGTTTGCCCATTAAGCTATGATCTCAAAACAGAAATTTGGGACCAAccgaacatattttttaaccgAATAGTTTTGTAGTTTcgtactatatttaaattcaatgaatgtcatgtaattattttattaattaatatatatattatttaattttccccCAAAAGcctaattaacattttatcacGTATCGCAGTACTGGAATACTCGTTTTATATTGCACAAAGTGAAGTTTGtgtgtttgttttaaactttgtatgagaaaaatgatgagagtacaAAAAACCGACGCCCTGAAGTtaaatcaacattttaaaatgttaatttctttaagtatgtagaaatattttttgtgatatttaaataaactttatttaactggataatgcgttataataaaacttttttctatTCTCACAAAGGAAcacaaacaaagaattaagAATATGGCCAAGATATACAGCTaagtaaagataaatttaaaattatagtgaTAATTCTAGTGAAGACTTTAGTAATCACTTAAAAATCAatagaataatgttttatttgtttaaataactcAATTGTTAAAAACCTATCAAACCTAAAAGTTTTATCCTCCCTTAATGCTGCTCCACGCAGAAAGAGAATACGCTGTGTTTTGCGATTAGGGTGCTGTTGGTGGTGGAGGCCGGGTCTTATCATCATCAGAGATAGGTTCCTCTTTCAATTCAATGGTTATATTGTGTAAGACTGCCAATGAGACTGTATACATCTTGGCTCTATTGATGTTCTGAATCACGTGAATAGTTGTTCCATACCCCAAAATATTTCTCTACACAATTGCGAGTTCTATATGTTTCTTCTTTATGAGTAGTCGGATTTAGTActgg
This DNA window, taken from Pieris brassicae chromosome 14, ilPieBrab1.1, whole genome shotgun sequence, encodes the following:
- the LOC123718218 gene encoding 26S proteasome regulatory subunit RPN1-like — translated: MLKFLVICVLAACCHAQNSGESLLLRIEEHQNKLRNWQEDNLRLLTTLAEKRKIYDNVKHNEAKLLEVVDYLVKMNMEVLQNVVSEMNKIKINMDKDVDEGETLRDKEINTLEASSLAEDEETVTHKDENQEGHEDGTETLSDLERELAEEDGIGELEEENVDRDDPNVDHTDNDESRKNDEDTYDEGYNDNEWYRPSPQDRK